tttaatgtaaCTCTGTGATTAATATAGGGGAGCCCCTACTAAGGACAAGATAAGACAGTTCCATCGCAACTTAATGCTAAAGAATCACCCTGATAACGGaggtaaataataatttacacaggCTCAACATATTTAGCCTCAAAAGTTAACGAGGCCAAGGATTTTCTAATAAAATGATACTTTAACAACTGTTTAGGAGTgttgattatatttgtttgtttTGAAACTTGTAAAAGTCACCGAAACCTGTTTTGACAACATCACATTTCCTAATTTTAGGACCGCTAGTAACACGTACAAATCCATCCTCATCAACAAGGGCTTTTTCGGCCACCTTGCGCTCAATTTCCTTcattatatcatattttgcCATATATTCGTCTACTTTTCTAAGTTAGCTATTTAATTACTTGGACATATTATCGGGTTTCTCCACGAAATTCATGTATGTTTGTTTGtgatctaaataattagatATATTACCATAGCAATTCTTGTGACTATATTTTAGGGGATTTGGCAGTgccaataaattgatattgtcTATGAAAGGTCTAGTGCCCatagtaattattttttctaGCTGTGACTCAGTAGACATAACTACATGGCACAAAGTATTTATCTGAgtgaattattttaattgcCTTGTCTATAAACCCTCTTTTTTGTCGTTTAACCATCAAATCTATCAATTCTATGGTTACATATtgtgataaaatatcttcCAATGCATTCTTATCCATAGATTCCCCAGGGAATGTTATGAACAATGTTCTACCACTGGGATATTCTTTCCCATCATTTTTAGTACAAATGTGGCGCTTAATGTACAACTGTGTTGTGAAGAATAGGTTAGGGACTATAGGCAATGATAGGACTAGGAATCCGTCAGTCCCCATCTACACTTAGTGTCATTCACTTGTACTTGTGATGATGGATTGACTGAAATTTTTCTATGCAAAGCAATTAAAACGTTAAATGGttattggaaatattttttgatggCTGACCTGTCAAGCATCGTCAATTGGGCACAACAAGTAAATGCACAAATAGATACCCTCAATCCATCAGGGTTTGCCAAACTATTTTCCCCTTTATGTGAGGTTCTAGCCTGGAGACAAGTAGGTCTACTGCAGGAGGTAATTTATAGATGGAATTAGAGTGAAATAATCGACATTggaaataaatattttgctAAATATGACAATCAAGTTGGGCCAGGGTTGAAGAATCTCTGTGTTAACTATCTCAGCCTTTGTAGATTGATAGCTACCCATCCAATTAATTGGAAAGATGTCTTAAAGAGGAGTTCCCAACTTTTAGAGTACTTTCATTTAATGCATTTTTTAACACCGTTATGgtgttaaaaaaattaacctATTTTATGACTAACCTATTAACACAGTGTTTGGCTGGACTTATATCTAGATGAAAGGATGCAACAATATAATTGGCTTGTGCCTTGTCTACatacaatttgtaatatactTTTCAAATGTGGTTCATTGGTAAGCTTTTTGGTGTTATAAATCTCAATCTTCATCCCTTATTATATGTGCACAACCATTCATATTTCCGCAACAATATAAGAGAAGTTATAGATTGTGTATAGTAATATATAAGAATTCACtggttaattttttattcataattaaatattaccGTCATATATGtgtattattttgtaaagtgataatttttacatattatcatatgtaaaaattatattgtagTAGTACATTCTAACTTAGGCCGACAAACAAGAGAGGGTTGGTGGCCATTTTGGCGATGATGAATTCCCACAAGATACAGATGCTAACTCAAAAGAAGCACTCAACATGATTAGGAGCAAATTGGGGCGGGTTAGGGGAGAGGAAGATAGGCATCCAGCCTATATAGTACTCCTGGGTCATTCAATTAAAGGGTGTATGCAATTGGGTAATATGCAAATGGCAGCAGGATTTCTCAAGGCAATAGAATCTACCACGATTAACCCAGAGTCTTGTCCCTTGGGTCCATTGATTAACTTCAGATACTACTTAGGTATACCACACTATTTTATggaattgaatatattatttcattattggaaataatattttaacaatgtattaaattattacgTAGGCAAGTTACATATGCAGCAAGATCGTTATAAACAAGCAGATGAAAATCTAAGCTGGGCATTTACATACTGTGGAGACAAACATATCAAAGCAAAAAGAGCGATTCTCGAATGTTTAGTAGTTGTGAGAATTTGTCTGGGTCAATTGCCTCCAAAATTGATTCTAAAAAAATATGGTATGGAACACCATTTAGACATTGTAAAGGGGATTAAAATTGGCAACATCCAACTTTTTGAGCAAACACTCGAAAagtatatatcaatatttatccaaaaaGGGACGATTCTTTGCGTTGAAAGGTTTAAATACCTAGTAATTAGGACACTGGTCAAGAGAGCTAAACAATGGTGGAATGAAGCTATGCCGGATCAGAAACCCAATATGGTACCAATACCACTCTTTACTGCGTTAGTCAAGTGGCAGATACATAATTTGGACAATGATGAAATGATTTGTCTCTGTGCCAATTTGATTCGCTTGGGGTATATTAAGGTATGTTTCATCAATTATAGTAAagatttgtaaaatttcattttacaaatacCCATATCTATATATCAgtgaaattgttgaaaCATGTAACACAGGGTTACATATCCTGGGAACATCAAACACTAGTGTTTAGCAAGATTCAGCCATTCCCTCCGATAATTGAGACGATATTGgaataaatattcacaattcttgtagtaaattattattttttattttaattgtagAAATTTCCAACATTTGCTATAATTAGTTATCTGTTgagtatttaattaaataattattcaaaacaattatttagaattaATTACTAGCTCTCCTCGGtgcattttttaataaagtattcaataaataataatcgAACTCCCATATACAGACGAAGCTGTTAAATGATGTTTATAACacatacaaaaataattaatatagacaaaaattatttattggaCTAGGTTAACGTAAAAAACATGACAATTAGtgtatgaaaatttatataattgatttatgATGCCTGTATCCTATAGCTCTCCAATAGATCtaaaatttgaacaattcTTCTCTCTGGAAGCCTGGCAATTGAGGGAATCAGGGActattttcaaatattaattacctTGGCTTCCTGTACAGATTTGGGTAGCAAATTGACCAAAGATGCCATTTCATATTCATGCAATCCGCCCTCCCTTTCAAGACTCCTAAAATTAGCACTCCACTTACGTTCTAATGTCTACAATTGcattgcgatattttaaCTTTGAAAATCTACCAGAATAGTCATAAAATGACTTTAACAACCTAAATAACAGTTTCATGTTACTGCTGAGCTGCCTCGTTACGTTTAGGATTAAGCCTAATTTGATCGCCCAAAATTAGGTGCAATTCACAAAGGTTTAAGCACTTGTAATCTTCAAATTCGGGTCCCAAATTCAACTCGCTCAGATCATTAGCCACAACCATCTTAACACTATATACTGATTATGTTGCAATGTATACATCCATGTGATATCAtctattttgtatataggTAACTAATAAAAAGTTTggaaattcaaatatatatttttaattatatttcaaCTTGGTCAGCCTTTCAATTCTTCATGAACATGAAGAAGCTGAACGTGTATTTGACGAGGCTGGTAATCAGGTAGgctataataaatacattgcTAATCGGCCCATTAACAACAAAGATTTCTTCAGTGTATGCTATAAATACTAGTactaatttacataattatcTGTCATTTTATggttatataattatatggTTTATCACgagtatataaatattacaatgGTATCCCACTTTGACATAGTTATAACCAAAAACCCATCAGAAGTCCCGAAAATTGAGTGTATTTCATTTCCCATAATTGCGAAAATGGTTGAAAGTTCCGATGCTAAAATCTTGGTGTCCTTGTTTGCATACAGCCTCGCCTGTTGATCAAGGTCTTAAGCGTCAAATAAAGTTCAATCTCAAGATTTATAGATGGAAACTgtttataatttgatttgCATAAATATTCAGATTGTATTTGAACGTCACGATTGTTCTTATCATCCAATCCATAGTCCACCAAATCGTCTTCACAATTCATGCCAAATTTAATCGGCCATACCTGTTCTATTAGTgttaatttgatttaacAAAGTTACACATGTACTAGTGGAGACATTTTACATTTGCAAGCTTCTATTGTCAATGCCAGTATTACCAGCGAAAAAACTACTCAAATTAAACTAGTTGTGCTGTATAGCTATGGCTATTGGATATGAATATGAATGAAGGAAAGAagaatattataaaaatttgcagTAATAACTTCACCAAGGTGCTTATTTTCATATTATTAGGATGGTTTTCTATAACATTAATCATAGCGTTATTGCCAGAAGatatgtgatatatatcaatCCAATTAAGATGTAATATACAGTATTTAATGTGGAATCCCCTAaagtaaattttgtatattattgatgACTTGGTGTTCTTAGGgtattacaaataatacaagCATTCATGTGCTGTGGAAAAGGTTAATATCAGATGAACTCCGGTTGGAACTGGGTGAAATTTTTACCATggttattataaataattatgattatttacatcatAATGGTTTAATTGCATACATTAAGAAATCTAGTGCAGGTATGCATATTATCCaactaataaaataacaCTACCACTGCCTCTAGCAACTATAGAATTGTATGTATCACTGTCAATAAATTGACATAACTATCTTGTCCCGGAACAACATTGGCACTATCGAAAATAGAGCAACTATTGATAGTGGCACCCTTATCCACTATGACCTATTGTAAATGTTTATTAACCGTATTCATTGAGGCAACTGAAACATATATGGGAAATAGTGTACGAATTATCTCGACAAAATACACcaaaaaaaaattcataaCATAATCTAACCAAATAGTCATTTTTGGAACCATTCATCATAATAGACACGAAAAACGTGTATATTGATCTGCGGGATATTGCGCCAGCTAGtaacatattataattgtagATAGTATGGTCATTTTTCTAAATGCATAGGGAATTGTTAGTATGAACGCACTCATATTCTAACAACTAATTCAAAATCTCACTTCCTGTGATGTTATCCGTTATTCGCGAATATGTGAGAGTCTTACAATTAGAAATCATCTTCACAATTGTTTGGCAGTGTTtcagtgataatttaatgtGTTACTGTAGTGTTCTCAGGGTGTTGCtgctaaaaaattaatgaaaaaaCACCGGCGCGCCGACTGTTTATGTCGGTAGGAAGGTTGATAAATGTTGTGTATTGcgattttaaaattgatttttctTGAAACATCccaattttaaatatcattatcCACATTTATccacaaataatatcattataaaatcactctagaattttaaatttttcatatagGCGTGACCCCTATAATCATATAGTTTAAATATCATGTCGGGACTGTTTGGTCAATCGCAGCAGATTGGTGGTGGATTATTTGGCCAATCTAACCAACAGTCTGGGGGAGGGTTATTCGGGTCAACATCGCAACAGCCAACCCAAACATGCAGCGGATTATTTGGATCATCTCCAGCTCCCGCAAATAGTAGTATTTTCGGTTCAAATACACAGTCTGCTGCTTCTAGCGGTGGGATTTTTGGTTCATCCACAGCTCCAGTTAATAGCGGAGGCGGCATTTTTGGTCAATCTAACACTAATGTTAGCAGTGGTAGTGGATTATTTGGCGGTGGAAATACTACAGGTCAATCTGGTGGGGGTATTTTTGGTTCATCAACTACTTCGGCTCCAGCATCAGGAGGAGGGTTATTCGGCCAAACTGGAACCACTACCAGTGGAGGAGGTGGATTATTTACCTCATCTTTTGCGCCAGCGCCAAGTAGTGGCGGACTATTCGGGCAGCCATCCACACCTGCGACAAGCGGCACTGGATTGTTTTCTAGTACCAGTACGACTCAACCAAGTTCGGGAGCGGGGCTATTTGGTTCAAGTACTACTCCAGCTAGTGGAAGCGGTGGTCTTTTTGGTCAACCTAGCACTTCAACGACAACTAGTGGTGGTATTTTTGGTTCATCAACTACTTCGGCTCCAGCATCAGGAGGAGGGTTATTTGGCCAAACAGGAACCCCTGCCAGTGGAAGCAGTGGCATATTTGGCTCAACAAATACCACAACCTCGGCCTCAGGGACTGGATTGTTCGGTTCGACGTCAACAACTCCACAGCCTGGCAGTGGTAGTGGATTATTTGGCGGTGGAAATACTACAGGTCAATCTGGTGGGGGTATTTTTGGTTCATCAACTACTTCGGCTCCAGCATCAGGAGGAGGGTTATTCGGCCAAACTGGAACCACTACCAGTGGaggtaatttatttggcACCACCAGCACTACAACACCGGCGCCTGCTAGCGGTGGACTATTCGGTTCTTCTTCTACTACGTCCACAACAACTCCAACACAAGCAACAACTACAGTAGGAGGGGGAGGGTTGTTTGGCACTGCAAGTGCAACTACTGCGCCGGCGTCTGGTGGATTATTTGGCACCACCAGCACCACAACACCGGCGCCTGCTAGCGGTGGACTATTCGGTTCTTCTTCTACTACGTCCACAACTCCAACACAAGCAACAACTACAGTAGGAGGGGGAGGGTTGTTTGGCACTGCAAGTGCAACTACTGCGCCGGTGTCTGGTGGATTATTTGGCACCACCAGCACTACAACACCGGCGCCTGCTAACAACACTACTCCTGCTAACACTACAACTGTGCCAACTGCCATACTAACAACTAGTACACCGTCCCCTGCTACCGATGGTTTATTTGGATCGACCGACGTTACAACTACTACTGATTCCACAACTAAACTCGTTGGCACTAGCCCTTTTGAAAAACAAACAGATTCGGGGCCGGATGTCACTGCCGCTACTAACGATACGCCTAACGCATTTATCACAGATAAGCCAACAGCTGGAGGAGATCTCAAAGGTAGGTCACTATTTGGGCATTTAAAAGTATCCTTTTTCAACCATTTACATGTCACATTAATtcatatgtatatatatatataatttacattttttaaatttgataaaattgtaacatCTATGGCAATTATGCATGTTTTTGTTATGGAAGTACAATGCTAATACTCTTGAtttatatttcatttaaaaaaaCGCTTATCAACTTACACGCACAGTGATAGTGGCCATTGCAcgcaatatatattatgtataatgCGTATATATCGTGTCACTACGGTTCTGAATTTACATCGTTTACTAATTTTGATTGATTATACATTGTTGGAAttgaaatttcaaaaatttggcGTCAAATTAATCCCTTGTGTTATATTGCATGATAACGTAGGCCAAGTTGAGTTGTCATTTTCGTCTGTGGAGCATGAATGTGTGCAAGACCTACTTTCTAACTGGGAGAAGAGAATGGAAGTCAAGATACAAAGGTTTACTGAGTTTGCTCAAGACATACAGAGGATCGATCGCGATCTAATACTACAAACAGAAAAGTTACAAGTATTGTTGGATGAGCAAGCAACTGTTCAGGAAAGACAGAACCAAGTACAGGAGATGATCCAAGTTATTGAGAAGGAACAGCAACAGGTGCTAGAATCGTTGGATATAATGGATACTGCGCTTGAGACGTTGTTGGGTCCAGATAAGAAAATAACCAGTAAGAGTGGCGAAACTATAGATTTCGTCTCCAACAAATTGCGGGATTTAGAAGCTCAATTAAAGGCCGCACATGATGTGGTGGATTCTGTGGTTAAAGCTTCGCAACCGGAGCCCCTGGCTAATGTTGCTAAAGTGTTTGCATTCCACCAGGACACTATTGAAAATATCCAGCTTCAGACATCGGAGATTGAGAAGAAACTTGACGCTATTAAGCAGCAGCAAGCAGTctaaacaatatttaacGATTAAGTTGGTTGGAATTTGATTGGCTAATATGGTAACACTGGTTTTTATTTTCACTGTCAATGCACAACattcacaaattattagtgcaaaatgtcaaattcatttttacgCATAAATTATGCACAGATCATATATCCATATTCGTGGTATATCATAATAGGGTATAGAACAGTCAAGTGTATAATTGCTGGGCATTAGGTGTATGTCCAGGTTATATgtggataatatttatgtaatatatgacagatattgcaaaataagatgcataaaaatttatgatataatggtaattattgttattatgTAGTATTTTAactataataaatatatcagcCATTAAACttgatataaattgtaaatatgtatatataataaattaatttatataattggttcgaaatat
The DNA window shown above is from Babesia microti strain RI chromosome III, complete genome and carries:
- a CDS encoding DnaJ homolog subfamily C member 19 (overlaps_old_locusTagID:BBM_III02320;~overlaps_old_locusTagID:BBM_III02325) → MGTDGFLVLSLPIVPNLFFTTQLYIKRHICTKNDGKEYPSGRTLFITFPGESMDKNALEDILSQYVTIELIDLMVKRQKRGFIDKINTLCHVVMSTESQLEKIITMGTRPFIDNINLLALPNPLKYSHKNCYDHKQTYMNFVEKPDNMSKKVDEYMAKYDIMKEIERKVAEKALVDEDGFVRVTSGPKIRKCDVVKTGFGDFYKFQNKQI
- a CDS encoding PCI domain-containing protein 2 (overlaps_old_locusTagID:BBM_III02330), whose amino-acid sequence is MADLSSIVNWAQQVNAQIDTLNPSGFAKLFSPLCEVLAWRQVGLLQESEIIDIGNKYFAKYDNQVGPGLKNLCVNYLSLCRLIATHPINWKDVLKRSSQLLDVWLDLYLDERMQQYNWLVPCLHTICNILFKCGSLADKQERVGGHFGDDEFPQDTDANSKEALNMIRSKLGRVRGEEDRHPAYIVLLGHSIKGCMQLGNMQMAAGFLKAIESTTINPESCPLGPLINFRYYLGKLHMQQDRYKQADENLSWAFTYCGDKHIKAKRAILECLVVVRICLGQLPPKLILKKYGMEHHLDIVKGIKIGNIQLFEQTLEKYISIFIQKGTILCVERFKYLVIRTLVKRAKQWWNEAMPDQKPNMVPIPLFTALVKWQIHNLDNDEMICLCANLIRLGYIKGYISWEHQTLVFSKIQPFPPIIETILE
- a CDS encoding DNA-directed RNA polymerase II subunit RPB4 (overlaps_old_locusTagID:BBM_III02335), which codes for MVVANDLSELNLGPEFEDYKCLNLCELHLILGDQIRLNPKRNEAAQQLLKSFYDYSGRFSKLKYRNAIVDIRTSLEREGGLHEYEMASLVNLLPKSVQEAKSLIPSIARLPERRIVQILDLLESYRIQAS
- a CDS encoding hypothetical protein (overlaps_old_locusTagID:BBM_III02340): MVYHEYINITMVSHFDIVITKNPSEVPKIECISFPIIAKMVESSDAKILVSLFAYSLAC
- a CDS encoding DNA-directed RNA polymerase II subunit D, which translates into the protein MNMNEGKKNIIKICSNNFTKVLIFILLGWFSITLIIALLPEDM
- a CDS encoding Nucleoporin FG repeat region (overlaps_old_locusTagID:BBM_III02345) produces the protein MSGLFGQSQQIGGGLFGQSNQQSGGGLFGSTSQQPTQTCSGLFGSSPAPANSSIFGSNTQSAASSGGIFGSSTAPVNSGGGIFGQSNTNVSSGSGLFGGGNTTGQSGGGIFGSSTTSAPASGGGLFGQTGTTTSGGGGLFTSSFAPAPSSGGLFGQPSTPATSGTGLFSSTSTTQPSSGAGLFGSSTTPASGSGGLFGQPSTSTTTSGGIFGSSTTSAPASGGGLFGQTGTPASGSSGIFGSTNTTTSASGTGLFGSTSTTPQPGSGSGLFGGGNTTGQSGGGIFGSSTTSAPASGGGLFGQTGTTTSGGNLFGTTSTTTPAPASGGLFGSSSTTSTTTPTQATTTVGGGGLFGTASATTAPASGGLFGTTSTTTPAPASGGLFGSSSTTSTTPTQATTTVGGGGLFGTASATTAPVSGGLFGTTSTTTPAPANNTTPANTTTVPTAILTTSTPSPATDGLFGSTDVTTTTDSTTKLVGTSPFEKQTDSGPDVTAATNDTPNAFITDKPTAGGDLKGQVELSFSSVEHECVQDLLSNWEKRMEVKIQRFTEFAQDIQRIDRDLILQTEKLQVLLDEQATVQERQNQVQEMIQVIEKEQQQVLESLDIMDTALETLLGPDKKITSKSGETIDFVSNKLRDLEAQLKAAHDVVDSVVKASQPEPLANVAKVFAFHQDTIENIQLQTSEIEKKLDAIKQQQAV